The following coding sequences are from one Ficedula albicollis isolate OC2 chromosome 17, FicAlb1.5, whole genome shotgun sequence window:
- the STRBP gene encoding spermatid perinuclear RNA-binding protein isoform X6: MRSIRSFANDDRHVMVKHSTIYPSPEELEAVQNMVSTVECALKHVSDWMDEKNKSAKCEGDLEAKEEAAEGSAKDQGGRTLCGVMRIGLVAKGLLIKDDMDLELVLMCKEKPTKTLLCIVKDNLPAQIQKLTEEKYLVEEHVNEAAIVIHNTKEPKLTLKVILTSPLIRDEAEKKEGVDNVAMKDPPDLLDRQKCLEALASLRHAKWFQARANGLKSCVIVLRILRDLCNRVPTWAPLKGWPLELICEKSIGTCNRPLGAGEALRRVMECLASGILLPGGPGLHDPCEREPTDALSYMTVQQKEAITHSAQHALRLSAFGQIYKVLEMDPLPSNKSFQKYSWSVTDKEGTGSSALKRPFEDSVGDDKDPNKKMKRNLRKILDSKAIDLMNALMRLNQIRPGLQYKLLSQSGPVHAPVFTMSVDVDGTTYEASGPSKKTAKLHVAVKVLQAMGYPTGFDADAECVSSDEKSDTEGKNETSSSISSNNNTGNSTADTSATLEVRTQGPILTASGKNPVMELNEKRRGLKYELISETGGSHDKRFVMEVEVDGQKFRGAGPNKKVAKASAALAALEKLFSGPNAANNKKKKILPQTKGVVNTAVSAAVQAVRGRGRGALTRGAFVGAAAATGYITPGYGAPYGYSTAAPAYAICTCIK, encoded by the exons ATG AGATCGATCCGATCTTTTGCTAACGATGACCGCCACGTCATGGTGAAACATTCAACCATTTATCCATCTCCAGAGGAGCTTGAAGCTGTCCAGAACATGGTCTCAACAGTAGAATGTGCCCTTAAGCATGTCTCTGACTGGATGGATGAAAAGAACAAGTCTGCAAAGTGTGAGGGGGATTTGGAAGCCaaggaggaagctgcagaaggCAGTGCCAA GGATCAAGGTGGTCGGACATTATGTGGCGTTATGAGAATTGGCCTGGTTGCAAAGGGCTTACTGATCAAAGATGACATGGATCTGGAGCTGGTTCTCATGTgcaaagaaaaacccacaaagacCTTGTTATGTATCGTTAAAGACAATCTCCCAGCTCAAATTCAG AAACTTACAGAAGAGAAGTATCTGGTGGAGGAGCATGTAAATGAGGCAGCTATTGTTATCCATAACACAAAGGAGCCCAAGCTCACTTTGAAGGTGATACTCACATCCCCTCTCATCCGAGATGAAgcagagaagaaggaaggag TAGATAATGTTGCGATGAAAGATCCTCCGGACTTATTGGACAGGCAGAAATGCCTGGAGGCCTTGGCGTCTCTGCGGCACGCCAAATGGTTTCAG gcCAGGGCAAATGGACTAAAATCATGTGTAATTGTCCTTCGTATTCTGCGGGATTTGTGCAACAGAGTCCCCACATGGGCACCGCTGAAAGGCTGG CCACTCGAGCTTATATGTGAAAAATCTATAGGTACTTGTAATAGACCTCTGGGCGCTGGGGAAGCGTTGCGACGAGTGATGGAGTGTTTGGCATCTGGAATTCTGCTTCCTG gggGCCCGGGGCTGCACGACCCCTGCGAGCGCGAGCCCACGGACGCTTTGTCTTACATGACAGTTCAGCAAAAAGAAGCCATTACACACAGTGCTCAG CACGCGCTCAGATTATCAGCCTTTGGGCAGATCTATAAAGTTTTGGAAATGGATCCCCTCCCATCAAATAAatcatttcagaaatattcctgGTCAGTAACTGACAAAGAAG GTACAGGCTCATCTGCTCTGAAGAGACCGTTTGAAGACAGTGTCGGGGATGATAAAGATCCAAATAAAAAGATGAAGCGTAATCTGAGGAAAA TACTAGATAGTAAAGCAATAGATCTCATGAATGCTCTGATGAGGCTGAACCAAATCAGGCCAGGGCTTCAGTATAAGCTGCTGTCACAGTCTGGTCCAGTCCATGCCCCAGTCTTCACAATGTCTGTAGATGTTGATGGTACGACTTATGAAGCATCAGGACCTTCTAAGAAAACAGCCAAGCTCCATGTGGCAGTGAAG GTTTTACAAGCGATGGGGTATCCAACAGGTTTTGATGCAGATGCAGAGTGTGTAAGTTCTGATGAAAAATCAGATACTGAAGGTAAAAATGAAACGTCGTCTTCAATCTCAAGCAATAATAATACTGGCAATTCCACAGCTGACACCTCCGCTACCCTAGAG GTAAGAACTCAGGGTCCCATACTCACAGCAAGTGGCAAAAACCCAGTGATGGAGCTCAATGAAAAGAGAAGAGGTCTGAAGTACGAGCTCATCTCCGAGACAGGGGGAAGCCACGACAAGCGCTTTGTGATGGAG gtaGAAGTAGATGGGCAGAAGTTCAGAGGTGCAGGCCCAAACAAGAAAGTAGCAAAAGCAAGTGCTGCATTAGCAGCActtgaaaaactgttttctggGCCTAATGCAGcaaataacaagaaaaagaagatactTCCTCAG ACTAAAGGGGTTGTCAATacagctgtttctgcagcagtcCAGGCTGTTCGAGGCAGAGGACGAGGTGCTTTAACACGAGGGGCATTTGttggggcagctgctgctacTGGATACATTACACCAG GCTATGGAGCACCCTACGGatacagcacagcagcaccagcctaCG CCATATGCACTTGTATAAAATAA
- the STRBP gene encoding spermatid perinuclear RNA-binding protein isoform X7 has protein sequence MRSIRSFANDDRHVMVKHSTIYPSPEELEAVQNMVSTVECALKHVSDWMDEKNKSAKCEGDLEAKEEAAEGSAKDQGGRTLCGVMRIGLVAKGLLIKDDMDLELVLMCKEKPTKTLLCIVKDNLPAQIQKLTEEKYLVEEHVNEAAIVIHNTKEPKLTLKVILTSPLIRDEAEKKEGGQGKWTKIMCNCPSYSAGFVQQSPHMGTAERLGTCNRPLGAGEALRRVMECLASGILLPGGPGLHDPCEREPTDALSYMTVQQKEAITHSAQHALRLSAFGQIYKVLEMDPLPSNKSFQKYSWSVTDKEGTGSSALKRPFEDSVGDDKDPNKKMKRNLRKILDSKAIDLMNALMRLNQIRPGLQYKLLSQSGPVHAPVFTMSVDVDGTTYEASGPSKKTAKLHVAVKVLQAMGYPTGFDADAECVSSDEKSDTEGKNETSSSISSNNNTGNSTADTSATLEVRTQGPILTASGKNPVMELNEKRRGLKYELISETGGSHDKRFVMEVEVDGQKFRGAGPNKKVAKASAALAALEKLFSGPNAANNKKKKILPQTKGVVNTAVSAAVQAVRGRGRGALTRGAFVGAAAATGYITPGYGAPYGYSTAAPAYGGFFIDSPYCQPLSIAPFIIHLGPQDFFSDF, from the exons ATG AGATCGATCCGATCTTTTGCTAACGATGACCGCCACGTCATGGTGAAACATTCAACCATTTATCCATCTCCAGAGGAGCTTGAAGCTGTCCAGAACATGGTCTCAACAGTAGAATGTGCCCTTAAGCATGTCTCTGACTGGATGGATGAAAAGAACAAGTCTGCAAAGTGTGAGGGGGATTTGGAAGCCaaggaggaagctgcagaaggCAGTGCCAA GGATCAAGGTGGTCGGACATTATGTGGCGTTATGAGAATTGGCCTGGTTGCAAAGGGCTTACTGATCAAAGATGACATGGATCTGGAGCTGGTTCTCATGTgcaaagaaaaacccacaaagacCTTGTTATGTATCGTTAAAGACAATCTCCCAGCTCAAATTCAG AAACTTACAGAAGAGAAGTATCTGGTGGAGGAGCATGTAAATGAGGCAGCTATTGTTATCCATAACACAAAGGAGCCCAAGCTCACTTTGAAGGTGATACTCACATCCCCTCTCATCCGAGATGAAgcagagaagaaggaaggag gcCAGGGCAAATGGACTAAAATCATGTGTAATTGTCCTTCGTATTCTGCGGGATTTGTGCAACAGAGTCCCCACATGGGCACCGCTGAAAGGCTGG GTACTTGTAATAGACCTCTGGGCGCTGGGGAAGCGTTGCGACGAGTGATGGAGTGTTTGGCATCTGGAATTCTGCTTCCTG gggGCCCGGGGCTGCACGACCCCTGCGAGCGCGAGCCCACGGACGCTTTGTCTTACATGACAGTTCAGCAAAAAGAAGCCATTACACACAGTGCTCAG CACGCGCTCAGATTATCAGCCTTTGGGCAGATCTATAAAGTTTTGGAAATGGATCCCCTCCCATCAAATAAatcatttcagaaatattcctgGTCAGTAACTGACAAAGAAG GTACAGGCTCATCTGCTCTGAAGAGACCGTTTGAAGACAGTGTCGGGGATGATAAAGATCCAAATAAAAAGATGAAGCGTAATCTGAGGAAAA TACTAGATAGTAAAGCAATAGATCTCATGAATGCTCTGATGAGGCTGAACCAAATCAGGCCAGGGCTTCAGTATAAGCTGCTGTCACAGTCTGGTCCAGTCCATGCCCCAGTCTTCACAATGTCTGTAGATGTTGATGGTACGACTTATGAAGCATCAGGACCTTCTAAGAAAACAGCCAAGCTCCATGTGGCAGTGAAG GTTTTACAAGCGATGGGGTATCCAACAGGTTTTGATGCAGATGCAGAGTGTGTAAGTTCTGATGAAAAATCAGATACTGAAGGTAAAAATGAAACGTCGTCTTCAATCTCAAGCAATAATAATACTGGCAATTCCACAGCTGACACCTCCGCTACCCTAGAG GTAAGAACTCAGGGTCCCATACTCACAGCAAGTGGCAAAAACCCAGTGATGGAGCTCAATGAAAAGAGAAGAGGTCTGAAGTACGAGCTCATCTCCGAGACAGGGGGAAGCCACGACAAGCGCTTTGTGATGGAG gtaGAAGTAGATGGGCAGAAGTTCAGAGGTGCAGGCCCAAACAAGAAAGTAGCAAAAGCAAGTGCTGCATTAGCAGCActtgaaaaactgttttctggGCCTAATGCAGcaaataacaagaaaaagaagatactTCCTCAG ACTAAAGGGGTTGTCAATacagctgtttctgcagcagtcCAGGCTGTTCGAGGCAGAGGACGAGGTGCTTTAACACGAGGGGCATTTGttggggcagctgctgctacTGGATACATTACACCAG GCTATGGAGCACCCTACGGatacagcacagcagcaccagcctaCG GTGGTTTTTTCATTGACAGTCCCTATTGCCAGCCTCTCAGCATCGCACCTTTTATTATTCACTTGGGCCCTCAAGATTTCTTCTCTGACTTCTAG
- the STRBP gene encoding spermatid perinuclear RNA-binding protein isoform X3, with product MRSIRSFANDDRHVMVKHSTIYPSPEELEAVQNMVSTVECALKHVSDWMDEKNKSAKCEGDLEAKEEAAEGSAKDQGGRTLCGVMRIGLVAKGLLIKDDMDLELVLMCKEKPTKTLLCIVKDNLPAQIQKLTEEKYLVEEHVNEAAIVIHNTKEPKLTLKVILTSPLIRDEAEKKEGDNVAMKDPPDLLDRQKCLEALASLRHAKWFQARANGLKSCVIVLRILRDLCNRVPTWAPLKGWPLELICEKSIGTCNRPLGAGEALRRVMECLASGILLPGGPGLHDPCEREPTDALSYMTVQQKEAITHSAQHALRLSAFGQIYKVLEMDPLPSNKSFQKYSWSVTDKEGTGSSALKRPFEDSVGDDKDPNKKMKRNLRKILDSKAIDLMNALMRLNQIRPGLQYKLLSQSGPVHAPVFTMSVDVDGTTYEASGPSKKTAKLHVAVKVLQAMGYPTGFDADAECVSSDEKSDTEGKNETSSSISSNNNTGNSTADTSATLEVRTQGPILTASGKNPVMELNEKRRGLKYELISETGGSHDKRFVMEVEVDGQKFRGAGPNKKVAKASAALAALEKLFSGPNAANNKKKKILPQTKGVVNTAVSAAVQAVRGRGRGALTRGAFVGAAAATGYITPGYGAPYGYSTAAPAYGGFFIDSPYCQPLSIAPFIIHLGPQDFFSDF from the exons ATG AGATCGATCCGATCTTTTGCTAACGATGACCGCCACGTCATGGTGAAACATTCAACCATTTATCCATCTCCAGAGGAGCTTGAAGCTGTCCAGAACATGGTCTCAACAGTAGAATGTGCCCTTAAGCATGTCTCTGACTGGATGGATGAAAAGAACAAGTCTGCAAAGTGTGAGGGGGATTTGGAAGCCaaggaggaagctgcagaaggCAGTGCCAA GGATCAAGGTGGTCGGACATTATGTGGCGTTATGAGAATTGGCCTGGTTGCAAAGGGCTTACTGATCAAAGATGACATGGATCTGGAGCTGGTTCTCATGTgcaaagaaaaacccacaaagacCTTGTTATGTATCGTTAAAGACAATCTCCCAGCTCAAATTCAG AAACTTACAGAAGAGAAGTATCTGGTGGAGGAGCATGTAAATGAGGCAGCTATTGTTATCCATAACACAAAGGAGCCCAAGCTCACTTTGAAGGTGATACTCACATCCCCTCTCATCCGAGATGAAgcagagaagaaggaaggag ATAATGTTGCGATGAAAGATCCTCCGGACTTATTGGACAGGCAGAAATGCCTGGAGGCCTTGGCGTCTCTGCGGCACGCCAAATGGTTTCAG gcCAGGGCAAATGGACTAAAATCATGTGTAATTGTCCTTCGTATTCTGCGGGATTTGTGCAACAGAGTCCCCACATGGGCACCGCTGAAAGGCTGG CCACTCGAGCTTATATGTGAAAAATCTATAGGTACTTGTAATAGACCTCTGGGCGCTGGGGAAGCGTTGCGACGAGTGATGGAGTGTTTGGCATCTGGAATTCTGCTTCCTG gggGCCCGGGGCTGCACGACCCCTGCGAGCGCGAGCCCACGGACGCTTTGTCTTACATGACAGTTCAGCAAAAAGAAGCCATTACACACAGTGCTCAG CACGCGCTCAGATTATCAGCCTTTGGGCAGATCTATAAAGTTTTGGAAATGGATCCCCTCCCATCAAATAAatcatttcagaaatattcctgGTCAGTAACTGACAAAGAAG GTACAGGCTCATCTGCTCTGAAGAGACCGTTTGAAGACAGTGTCGGGGATGATAAAGATCCAAATAAAAAGATGAAGCGTAATCTGAGGAAAA TACTAGATAGTAAAGCAATAGATCTCATGAATGCTCTGATGAGGCTGAACCAAATCAGGCCAGGGCTTCAGTATAAGCTGCTGTCACAGTCTGGTCCAGTCCATGCCCCAGTCTTCACAATGTCTGTAGATGTTGATGGTACGACTTATGAAGCATCAGGACCTTCTAAGAAAACAGCCAAGCTCCATGTGGCAGTGAAG GTTTTACAAGCGATGGGGTATCCAACAGGTTTTGATGCAGATGCAGAGTGTGTAAGTTCTGATGAAAAATCAGATACTGAAGGTAAAAATGAAACGTCGTCTTCAATCTCAAGCAATAATAATACTGGCAATTCCACAGCTGACACCTCCGCTACCCTAGAG GTAAGAACTCAGGGTCCCATACTCACAGCAAGTGGCAAAAACCCAGTGATGGAGCTCAATGAAAAGAGAAGAGGTCTGAAGTACGAGCTCATCTCCGAGACAGGGGGAAGCCACGACAAGCGCTTTGTGATGGAG gtaGAAGTAGATGGGCAGAAGTTCAGAGGTGCAGGCCCAAACAAGAAAGTAGCAAAAGCAAGTGCTGCATTAGCAGCActtgaaaaactgttttctggGCCTAATGCAGcaaataacaagaaaaagaagatactTCCTCAG ACTAAAGGGGTTGTCAATacagctgtttctgcagcagtcCAGGCTGTTCGAGGCAGAGGACGAGGTGCTTTAACACGAGGGGCATTTGttggggcagctgctgctacTGGATACATTACACCAG GCTATGGAGCACCCTACGGatacagcacagcagcaccagcctaCG GTGGTTTTTTCATTGACAGTCCCTATTGCCAGCCTCTCAGCATCGCACCTTTTATTATTCACTTGGGCCCTCAAGATTTCTTCTCTGACTTCTAG
- the STRBP gene encoding spermatid perinuclear RNA-binding protein isoform X2, with amino-acid sequence MRSIRSFANDDRHVMVKHSTIYPSPEELEAVQNMVSTVECALKHVSDWMDEKNKSAKCEGDLEAKEEAAEGSAKDQGGRTLCGVMRIGLVAKGLLIKDDMDLELVLMCKEKPTKTLLCIVKDNLPAQIQKLTEEKYLVEEHVNEAAIVIHNTKEPKLTLKVILTSPLIRDEAEKKEGVDNVAMKDPPDLLDRQKCLEALASLRHAKWFQARANGLKSCVIVLRILRDLCNRVPTWAPLKGWPLELICEKSIGTCNRPLGAGEALRRVMECLASGILLPGGPGLHDPCEREPTDALSYMTVQQKEAITHSAQHALRLSAFGQIYKVLEMDPLPSNKSFQKYSWSVTDKEGTGSSALKRPFEDSVGDDKDPNKKMKRNLRKILDSKAIDLMNALMRLNQIRPGLQYKLLSQSGPVHAPVFTMSVDVDGTTYEASGPSKKTAKLHVAVKVLQAMGYPTGFDADAECVSSDEKSDTEGKNETSSSISSNNNTGNSTADTSATLEVRTQGPILTASGKNPVMELNEKRRGLKYELISETGGSHDKRFVMEVEVDGQKFRGAGPNKKVAKASAALAALEKLFSGPNAANNKKKKILPQTKGVVNTAVSAAVQAVRGRGRGALTRGAFVGAAAATGYITPGYGAPYGYSTAAPAYGGFFIDSPYCQPLSIAPFIIHLGPQDFFSDF; translated from the exons ATG AGATCGATCCGATCTTTTGCTAACGATGACCGCCACGTCATGGTGAAACATTCAACCATTTATCCATCTCCAGAGGAGCTTGAAGCTGTCCAGAACATGGTCTCAACAGTAGAATGTGCCCTTAAGCATGTCTCTGACTGGATGGATGAAAAGAACAAGTCTGCAAAGTGTGAGGGGGATTTGGAAGCCaaggaggaagctgcagaaggCAGTGCCAA GGATCAAGGTGGTCGGACATTATGTGGCGTTATGAGAATTGGCCTGGTTGCAAAGGGCTTACTGATCAAAGATGACATGGATCTGGAGCTGGTTCTCATGTgcaaagaaaaacccacaaagacCTTGTTATGTATCGTTAAAGACAATCTCCCAGCTCAAATTCAG AAACTTACAGAAGAGAAGTATCTGGTGGAGGAGCATGTAAATGAGGCAGCTATTGTTATCCATAACACAAAGGAGCCCAAGCTCACTTTGAAGGTGATACTCACATCCCCTCTCATCCGAGATGAAgcagagaagaaggaaggag TAGATAATGTTGCGATGAAAGATCCTCCGGACTTATTGGACAGGCAGAAATGCCTGGAGGCCTTGGCGTCTCTGCGGCACGCCAAATGGTTTCAG gcCAGGGCAAATGGACTAAAATCATGTGTAATTGTCCTTCGTATTCTGCGGGATTTGTGCAACAGAGTCCCCACATGGGCACCGCTGAAAGGCTGG CCACTCGAGCTTATATGTGAAAAATCTATAGGTACTTGTAATAGACCTCTGGGCGCTGGGGAAGCGTTGCGACGAGTGATGGAGTGTTTGGCATCTGGAATTCTGCTTCCTG gggGCCCGGGGCTGCACGACCCCTGCGAGCGCGAGCCCACGGACGCTTTGTCTTACATGACAGTTCAGCAAAAAGAAGCCATTACACACAGTGCTCAG CACGCGCTCAGATTATCAGCCTTTGGGCAGATCTATAAAGTTTTGGAAATGGATCCCCTCCCATCAAATAAatcatttcagaaatattcctgGTCAGTAACTGACAAAGAAG GTACAGGCTCATCTGCTCTGAAGAGACCGTTTGAAGACAGTGTCGGGGATGATAAAGATCCAAATAAAAAGATGAAGCGTAATCTGAGGAAAA TACTAGATAGTAAAGCAATAGATCTCATGAATGCTCTGATGAGGCTGAACCAAATCAGGCCAGGGCTTCAGTATAAGCTGCTGTCACAGTCTGGTCCAGTCCATGCCCCAGTCTTCACAATGTCTGTAGATGTTGATGGTACGACTTATGAAGCATCAGGACCTTCTAAGAAAACAGCCAAGCTCCATGTGGCAGTGAAG GTTTTACAAGCGATGGGGTATCCAACAGGTTTTGATGCAGATGCAGAGTGTGTAAGTTCTGATGAAAAATCAGATACTGAAGGTAAAAATGAAACGTCGTCTTCAATCTCAAGCAATAATAATACTGGCAATTCCACAGCTGACACCTCCGCTACCCTAGAG GTAAGAACTCAGGGTCCCATACTCACAGCAAGTGGCAAAAACCCAGTGATGGAGCTCAATGAAAAGAGAAGAGGTCTGAAGTACGAGCTCATCTCCGAGACAGGGGGAAGCCACGACAAGCGCTTTGTGATGGAG gtaGAAGTAGATGGGCAGAAGTTCAGAGGTGCAGGCCCAAACAAGAAAGTAGCAAAAGCAAGTGCTGCATTAGCAGCActtgaaaaactgttttctggGCCTAATGCAGcaaataacaagaaaaagaagatactTCCTCAG ACTAAAGGGGTTGTCAATacagctgtttctgcagcagtcCAGGCTGTTCGAGGCAGAGGACGAGGTGCTTTAACACGAGGGGCATTTGttggggcagctgctgctacTGGATACATTACACCAG GCTATGGAGCACCCTACGGatacagcacagcagcaccagcctaCG GTGGTTTTTTCATTGACAGTCCCTATTGCCAGCCTCTCAGCATCGCACCTTTTATTATTCACTTGGGCCCTCAAGATTTCTTCTCTGACTTCTAG
- the STRBP gene encoding spermatid perinuclear RNA-binding protein isoform X4, with product MRSIRSFANDDRHVMVKHSTIYPSPEELEAVQNMVSTVECALKHVSDWMDEKNKSAKCEGDLEAKEEAAEGSAKDQGGRTLCGVMRIGLVAKGLLIKDDMDLELVLMCKEKPTKTLLCIVKDNLPAQIQKLTEEKYLVEEHVNEAAIVIHNTKEPKLTLKVILTSPLIRDEAEKKEGVDNVAMKDPPDLLDRQKCLEALASLRHAKWFQARANGLKSCVIVLRILRDLCNRVPTWAPLKGWPLELICEKSIGTCNRPLGAGEALRRVMECLASGILLPGGPGLHDPCEREPTDALSYMTVQQKEAITHSAQHALRLSAFGQIYKVLEMDPLPSNKSFQKYSWSVTDKEGTGSSALKRPFEDSVGDDKDPNKKMKRNLRKILDSKAIDLMNALMRLNQIRPGLQYKLLSQSGPVHAPVFTMSVDVDGTTYEASGPSKKTAKLHVAVKVLQAMGYPTGFDADAECVSSDEKSDTEGKNETSSSISSNNNTGNSTADTSATLEVRTQGPILTASGKNPVMELNEKRRGLKYELISETGGSHDKRFVMEVEVDGQKFRGAGPNKKVAKASAALAALEKLFSGPNAANNKKKKILPQTKGVVNTAVSAAVQAVRGRGRGALTRGAFVGAAAATGYITPGYGAPYGYSTAAPAYGLPKRMVLLPVMKFPTYPVPHYSFF from the exons ATG AGATCGATCCGATCTTTTGCTAACGATGACCGCCACGTCATGGTGAAACATTCAACCATTTATCCATCTCCAGAGGAGCTTGAAGCTGTCCAGAACATGGTCTCAACAGTAGAATGTGCCCTTAAGCATGTCTCTGACTGGATGGATGAAAAGAACAAGTCTGCAAAGTGTGAGGGGGATTTGGAAGCCaaggaggaagctgcagaaggCAGTGCCAA GGATCAAGGTGGTCGGACATTATGTGGCGTTATGAGAATTGGCCTGGTTGCAAAGGGCTTACTGATCAAAGATGACATGGATCTGGAGCTGGTTCTCATGTgcaaagaaaaacccacaaagacCTTGTTATGTATCGTTAAAGACAATCTCCCAGCTCAAATTCAG AAACTTACAGAAGAGAAGTATCTGGTGGAGGAGCATGTAAATGAGGCAGCTATTGTTATCCATAACACAAAGGAGCCCAAGCTCACTTTGAAGGTGATACTCACATCCCCTCTCATCCGAGATGAAgcagagaagaaggaaggag TAGATAATGTTGCGATGAAAGATCCTCCGGACTTATTGGACAGGCAGAAATGCCTGGAGGCCTTGGCGTCTCTGCGGCACGCCAAATGGTTTCAG gcCAGGGCAAATGGACTAAAATCATGTGTAATTGTCCTTCGTATTCTGCGGGATTTGTGCAACAGAGTCCCCACATGGGCACCGCTGAAAGGCTGG CCACTCGAGCTTATATGTGAAAAATCTATAGGTACTTGTAATAGACCTCTGGGCGCTGGGGAAGCGTTGCGACGAGTGATGGAGTGTTTGGCATCTGGAATTCTGCTTCCTG gggGCCCGGGGCTGCACGACCCCTGCGAGCGCGAGCCCACGGACGCTTTGTCTTACATGACAGTTCAGCAAAAAGAAGCCATTACACACAGTGCTCAG CACGCGCTCAGATTATCAGCCTTTGGGCAGATCTATAAAGTTTTGGAAATGGATCCCCTCCCATCAAATAAatcatttcagaaatattcctgGTCAGTAACTGACAAAGAAG GTACAGGCTCATCTGCTCTGAAGAGACCGTTTGAAGACAGTGTCGGGGATGATAAAGATCCAAATAAAAAGATGAAGCGTAATCTGAGGAAAA TACTAGATAGTAAAGCAATAGATCTCATGAATGCTCTGATGAGGCTGAACCAAATCAGGCCAGGGCTTCAGTATAAGCTGCTGTCACAGTCTGGTCCAGTCCATGCCCCAGTCTTCACAATGTCTGTAGATGTTGATGGTACGACTTATGAAGCATCAGGACCTTCTAAGAAAACAGCCAAGCTCCATGTGGCAGTGAAG GTTTTACAAGCGATGGGGTATCCAACAGGTTTTGATGCAGATGCAGAGTGTGTAAGTTCTGATGAAAAATCAGATACTGAAGGTAAAAATGAAACGTCGTCTTCAATCTCAAGCAATAATAATACTGGCAATTCCACAGCTGACACCTCCGCTACCCTAGAG GTAAGAACTCAGGGTCCCATACTCACAGCAAGTGGCAAAAACCCAGTGATGGAGCTCAATGAAAAGAGAAGAGGTCTGAAGTACGAGCTCATCTCCGAGACAGGGGGAAGCCACGACAAGCGCTTTGTGATGGAG gtaGAAGTAGATGGGCAGAAGTTCAGAGGTGCAGGCCCAAACAAGAAAGTAGCAAAAGCAAGTGCTGCATTAGCAGCActtgaaaaactgttttctggGCCTAATGCAGcaaataacaagaaaaagaagatactTCCTCAG ACTAAAGGGGTTGTCAATacagctgtttctgcagcagtcCAGGCTGTTCGAGGCAGAGGACGAGGTGCTTTAACACGAGGGGCATTTGttggggcagctgctgctacTGGATACATTACACCAG GCTATGGAGCACCCTACGGatacagcacagcagcaccagcctaCG GTTTACCCAAGAGAATGGTTCTGTTACCAGTTATGAAATTCCCAACTTACCCTGTTCCCCACTACTCATTCTTTTAG